One Cucumis sativus cultivar 9930 chromosome 1, Cucumber_9930_V3, whole genome shotgun sequence DNA segment encodes these proteins:
- the LOC105436351 gene encoding uncharacterized protein LOC105436351 — protein sequence MVREKSPGLKILWVWTLGTAAILATSVVRMRLRDMENTVNFNSDQQQSLHHQQTSSTDSFSLDDADKSQDIAEGANVIN from the exons GAGAGAGAAGAGCCCTGGCTTAAAGATCCTCTGGGTTTGGACTCTTGGCACTGCCGCCATTCTCGCTACAAGCGTTGTTCGCATGAGATTGAGAGATATGGAGAACACAGTCAACTTCAACTCCGATCAACAACAATCTCTTCACCACCAACAAACTTCTTCCACCGATTCCTTTTCCCTTGACGATGCTGACAAATCACAG GATATTGCTGAGGGTGCAAATGTTATTAACTAG